A single window of Vibrio campbellii CAIM 519 = NBRC 15631 = ATCC 25920 DNA harbors:
- a CDS encoding heme ABC transporter ATP-binding protein, translated as MNDIVLSGRNISMRYGSRVVLDNVSIDIRAGEVTALLGPNGAGKSTLLKILCGEIPSRNDIQFFGKQKNDWEPAESAKHVAMLPQHSTLTFPFLAKEVVELGAIPLSISHKETSELALHYMAQTDVLHLADNLYPALSGGEKQRLHLARVLTQLHQSGDRKILMLDEPTSALDLAHQHNTLKIAREAAKENNAAVVIVLHDLNLASQYADRLVLLHDGKLVCDDTPWNALTPERIEQVYGYNSIVTKHPTLDFPQVHAAA; from the coding sequence ATGAACGACATCGTTTTGTCTGGCAGAAATATCTCAATGAGGTACGGAAGCCGAGTGGTACTAGACAACGTCAGTATTGATATTCGTGCAGGAGAAGTGACTGCGTTATTGGGTCCAAATGGCGCAGGTAAAAGTACGCTTCTCAAGATACTGTGTGGCGAAATTCCTTCTCGTAATGACATCCAGTTCTTTGGTAAGCAGAAAAACGATTGGGAGCCAGCTGAGAGTGCCAAACACGTTGCGATGTTGCCTCAGCACAGCACTCTGACTTTCCCATTCTTAGCGAAAGAGGTGGTCGAGTTGGGCGCTATTCCTCTCTCTATCAGTCACAAAGAAACGTCTGAGTTAGCGCTCCACTATATGGCACAAACTGATGTACTGCATTTGGCCGATAATCTCTATCCTGCCCTCTCTGGTGGTGAGAAACAGCGTTTACACTTAGCTCGTGTACTAACACAGTTACATCAATCAGGTGATAGAAAGATTCTAATGTTGGATGAGCCAACGTCTGCACTGGATTTAGCCCACCAGCACAATACACTAAAAATCGCTCGTGAGGCCGCAAAAGAGAATAATGCAGCGGTGGTCATTGTACTGCACGATCTAAACTTAGCCTCGCAATATGCAGACCGTTTAGTGTTGCTGCATGATGGTAAGCTCGTTTGTGATGACACGCCATGGAATGCGCTAACCCCAGAACGCATTGAGCAGGTTTATGGCTATAACTCTATCGTAACCAAACATCCTACTCTGGACTTCCCACAAGTCCACGCGGCGGCATAG